GGGGGACCAAAAAAATTTTGGAATGACAAGGCAAGCAACTGGAAGTTCAGGGTCACACTTGGAGATAGAATGGAGATGTTCAGCAAATCAATCACCCAACTGGTCTGCCCAATGTAGGGGAAATCACAATGATAGCTGCGCACATGGTATACTAAATTGAAGTACAAGTAAAATAATCTCACCTGGAAGGATCATTTGAGGCTCTGGATGGTGGCAATGAAGGTGTTGAGGGTGACCAGGTTGTCAGAGGAAGCTGAATGGGGACAAGAGGGTgtaggaagatgtgtttggtgttgaAATCATACAGGGAGTGGTGGAAAATGCAGAAGCTGGTGGTTTGCAAGGTGAGGACTATTGTATGGGAGGGAGTTAAGGGGCAAGGATGTAAATGTAGGAAATGGGATGGACACAAGTCAAGTGGTGGTGGGGCAAGGGGATTGAGAACAGGAATCCCAGCtgaggaaaaaggacattttggaAACTCTTGAGGTAGGTGGCAACGTCAAAGCAGATGcgatggagatggagaaacttCCATCATTTAACCATCTCCTTTTTCCTTTTCCCCAGCTCTACTTCCTTtgcttctcccattttacttacagtcacaatgctggttgatcacccttctCTATTTCCTCCCATCAGTCACCCAATCTTCTTCCAATTCTACTGCATTTGAGTATCTCACCACCgcatctttccatctggtctGAGGCCTTCCTCTTCACCTTCTTCCTAGCAGTCCCATCTCCATCATTTGCATCACCacattttctctttctcactcgatAACAGATGACCAAACTATTTTAATCTCTTAGCTATTTTCTTCAATACTCCTACAATCTTCACGGACTCCCTGATGTGCTGGTTCCTGATTTTGTTCTTTCTCATTactccacacatccatctcagcatctgCATCTTATTAATATTCAGTTGTTGTTCCTCTCTTTTTGatgttgcccaagtttctgcactAGATAAAAAGGCCTTGCTCTACTTAATATTACTTACTTTGTAACATCTTCCAACTTCGATGAAACATTATTGGCCTGAAAAGTTAATCCTATGTTTCTTTTTCAACAGATGCTTGTTGACCTGTGGAGGGttcccagcattttgtttttacttcagattttcagaatctgcagtgttttgcatttttaaatttaatcatTTACATGTGTCCTTAATTATACAGTATTAACTATTAGGAATTTAAGAGTTTTAGTTTGCTGCAATGAATAGATGCTCAGGAATATAACTACTTTGCACTCCGTGAATTCATCAAGCACCCCAGTCAGGTACAGCAGAGATTGGAAAGAACAGTCAAGCTCTCAATGGTATGGAGAGGCAATGCCTTACCCATTAATCTAAGCTATAGTTTCTAGCAGAAAAATGGTGAGAAATTATTGAAGCTAGCATATGCATGGTGATAACAGTTAAGGATTTCAAGATGGCCATAATTGGAGTACAATAATCACTTGGTTCAGATCACGGGACAACAGAATTTCTGGAGTGGAGCTCGTGCTTTTGTTTCTTCTCCTGAGGTAGATGTTTTTTAACCACGTTCCAGCCAGCAACTTTCCCCACTGTAGAATTTTCCAGTCTAATTAGAGATGGGATTGAGAATACAGACAAGAACATTTGGAATACATACATTAAATGGGGAAGAATGttgaattttaaaatattgaCTTTGCCCATGGGAACATATGAACATGGGAAcagggaagattccattagatcgaaaaatagcaaatgtagctcctttattcaaaaagggagggagacagaaagcaggaaactacaagccagttagcttaaaatatgttacagggaaaatgttaggagctattattaaagacgttaaaGCGGGGCACTTAGATaagttcaaggcaatcaggcagagtcaacatggttttgtgatggggaaatcatgttcaactaatatattagagttctttgaagaagtcacatgtgctgtggataaaggggaactggtggatgcatTGTacgtagatttccagaaggcatttgagaatgtgcaacatcaaaggttattgaggaaaataaaagcttgtggtgtagggggtaacatattggtatggacAAAAGATTggtttagctaacaggaaacagaggatagccataaatggTTCTTTTTTTGATTGgcgggatgtaacaagtggtgtccCATAGGAaccagtgctggggtctcaactcaaaatttacaacttatataaatgacttgaacaGACAGAaggtgtggttgctaaatttgctgacatcaCAAAGACAGGTACGAAAGTAAGTTACGAAGAGGACGTAAgggggctacaaagtgacatagataggttatggggtggggaggggggcaaaggcctggaaaatggagtataatgtgagaaatgtgaaattgtccattttgacaggaagaagcatattatctaaataatgagagattgcagagctgagattcagagggatctgggtgtcttagtgcatgaatcaccaaaggctagtatgcaggtacaacaagtacttaggaaagctaatagaatattattgtttattgcgaggggaattgaatataaaagtagggaggttatgcttcagttgtacagggcactgcttAGACCACATCAGGAGAACTGCGTACAGcactggtctctttatttaaggaaagatgtaaatgctttagaaacagttcagagaaggtttactcggcTAATAACAGGAATGGTGGATTCTCTTatcaggaaaggttagacagattaggcttgtatcccactggagttttgaagagcAAAAGATTacctgattgaaacctttaagatcctgaggggtcttgacagggtggatgtggagatgatgtttcctcttgtgggagaatctagaactaaggctcatggtttaaaaataagggggtcacccatttaagacagaggtgaggagaatttttttccctcagagggtcatggtctttggaactgtcttcctcaaaagacagtggaaacagggttttgaatatttttaagggagctggatagattcttgattaacaaagggggtgaaaggctaccGGGGTTGGcagaaggttacaatcagatcagccatgatcttattgaatggcaaagcaggcttggagggccaagtGGGCTACACCTGCTCCATGCTTGTATGGCTGTCCTATGACGAGAGATTGGGTACTCTGGGCctgcattctctagagtttcgaaggatgagaggtgatctcattgaaatttacaaaataCTTAGGGGGTTAGACGGGGTAGGTGCAGGTAAGATGCTTTTCCTGGTTGAGGAACCAGGAGGTTcctctagaaccagaggacacaatttcaaaataagggggaagtcaCTTAGAACTGacttgaggagaaatcttttaactcagagggttatgaatctttggaattctctaccccagagggctgcggaagttcagtcattgagtatgtttaaagcagagattgacagatttctaagtgTCCATAATgtaaaaggatatggggatactgtaggaaaaaggcattgaagtggatgatcagccatgattgtattgaatggcagagcagtaggctcgatgaactgaatggcctaatcttgttcctatgttcctaaccttGTGCtcatttctctcctttcccatttaTTTAGCCACTCTTGCAAATAGCATTAGGTCGTGCAGACTGAAGCTAAGCTAAAACTATTTCCATTGTTATTTACTTTGAAGTAATTTTAGTCACTCACCTATcctaaaatattgaaaatgaaaACAGATACAATGTCTATTTAGCTCACCAATTTCTTTATCCTCATAAATAATCTGACCTGACATTTTATTTATAAAAATTACTGACTTATTTCAATACAGGATTCATTCAAGAATCTGATAAAAATAGCCTacaaaataaaaaatataatTCTGTAGAATTCCAATATTAAAACTAGATATACATTTGGTAAAATGTCACTTTCATTGTCCCATTCCCAAATAGCTGATATTTTACAAAACTGAAGTAGGGAGCAAACTAGTTTAAAATTCAAAATTAGTTTAAACTTAAGCTCATTTAGTAAAAGAATTTCCAAAACGCTAACTTCAATCACCCTGACATAACACCAAAGTTATATTTGAGCACAGTtaatttacaatatattaacatTTATTTAAATCAAAATCTAAATATTTGACAGTAAAGCAGATCACTACCTGTTTGCTTAGAGAAAACCAGGATCAGTGGTTTCTGAAGAGGCAATTTGACAGGTTGGAATAATTTGAATTGTGTGTccatttattaattaaaaatagGCCAAGTCCTCTCACAACAGGTCAATACTCAAACCACCACCTAGCTGCAGTAAATTTGGAAAAATTGATTCTGGATTCTGAGCTTACTTTTTGCACTTCCCTCACTAATAAAAGCCTGGTTATGGCTCATGTGCACGGTGCATTGGTGGACAATTTGCCAAGACATTATTCTGATACCATAATTTCCCCCAAAAGTGTTCCTGATTATAGGGGCTGGAGTGGAGAGCAGCTGTTTCCCCAGTGGGGTGGCAGAAAAAGTCAGAAGAAGCTcactattcttgtaaatctctagGCAAACATTTATAAAGCTACAAAGGCCTGGAGGCAGACTGACACACCCATTGCATCTTTTTTTAACCAGGCAACAGCATACGGATATGGGTTAAATAACTTAAATACCATGTTTTTTGTAGCTATCCCAAAACTGAGTTTATAATGGAGGTCACTTATGCTTGATGCTTTAGAGTAGTAATTTTATACAGGAACACCCTGAAACCTCAGTGCTATATCCACGAGCTCTTTCCCCAGTGCCTCTTGGTTCCCTCCGTGGCTGAACTCTTCCGATAACTCCCTAAAGGTACAGCATATCCGCCTTGACTTGATATCTTCCCTGTATATGCCATGTTTCCATTTATATCGTGCATCCCCATATAAAGCAATTAAAGATCTCCTTGGCAAATTAATGGCTACCTCTACATCTTTGTAAGGGACTGGCCTTTGACCTGTGTCACTAGTCCTTTTCATGCTACAGTTGTCTATCCAATGAACTGGAATGTTATCTCCATGGAAATTAAAGATGCTCTCTGAATTACCAGTTACTGGATCATATGATGGTGCATTGCACACCATTTCATTACAATGTAGCGGGATGAAATTCTCTGAGTCAAAAGACATTGATAATGTGGTTTCAGACAGCAGGTTCACGCTGACCAGACGCTCGCCCCACAGCCACCAGTCATCAAAGTGTGGGTCAATGGAAGAGCCTCGTTCTGGTCTATAATCCAGGTTACATTGCTCCACAGGAAGAAAGCTTTTCAACATAGGGTGTTGTATCATTCGGTTTATGAGGAGATGGCTGAAGCATGGCAGGCCACTGAAGCTTCCCACTTTCAActtgtgctttttaaaattcacttttGGGCCATAGTCCTGTATGTTGACAAAGAAAAACATGAGTAATACTGAACAAAAACACCAGAAAAGTAACTACAGTATTGTTGTTGAAAAAAGAAACACGCTATCTAAGCTTCTCGTCTTATACTCATCGGGATACCTCACAAGAAATTACCGAACAGTAACATGGGAACAACCATTTATACTGCATGCGAAGAGCATACTGATTGGttagcaaatggactctgattggtggaggcgttGCCACGGTGAATgcaggtttgaatttgaacaaatctgggcagttaactgctccgtcctgcattctccatggcaatgcctccaacaatcagagcccacttgccaactaatcagctcTCTCTTCCtatgcagtataaactgttgtacCCCTGTTACAGTTTGGTAATTGCTTGTGAGATATCCTgaggagtgcaagatgaaaagcttagttATCGTgtgtgtctctttttcagcaatattcaagttctgtactactgaaCTACTACAGTATTGTTAACAATTAgattattatttttaattttaaaacttcTCATCAAACCATTGTGGATGGAATAGTAGGCAAAATAAAAAAAGCCAATTTTCACAGGTGTAACATCATAGAACCAAACAATAGAAAGCAGCTTTAATTGATAGTCTGAGATAAAAGGCTGTATTTTTCCCCAAGTGGAATGCACAAAGTATTTTAAATCAATTAACTTATACacagggagtgctgcagttttggaAATTCCATCTTTTGGATGGAACATTAAACAGAAATTTCCATTTGCCCTCTCAGGAGAATGTAAAAGAACCAATGGGACTATTCAAAGAACAGCAGAACAGTTCTCCCAATGAATCAACTTTTAGCCCTCAACCTATATTGCTAAAAATGAGATAATCTATTCACTGATTGCTTGTTTTGTAATCTTGCTGTACACATATTGGTTCCCTTGTTTCCTTGTGTTACagtagtgactgcacttcaaaaagtactgtgAAGCGCTTTGAAATAGCCTGATGATATGAAAGTTGCTAGATAAATAcataatgtttcctttcagatcaaGGCAAGCATCATGATATGACAAACATGTCAACTTGCTCAACTGACTGCAAATCCCTTTACTTTCCTCATTACCTTGTCCGCTTCATTCACCGATATTTAACTGAGCACAATGTCAGCCACGGTCCACTCATCAactcacatttaaaaaaaaaatcaattatccACTCAAGTTCATTTTAAGTTTGTTCTGATATGAAATTCAAATATTCTTTTCTATAAACTTATCCCAGAATGGAACTACACTGAGACCAATGTGATATTAAATTATAACACTCGAAGATCTAAATGACATTCAAAAGAAATGGAATTGGATTAATGATTGTGCATTATTATGATGTTTGCTTGTGGTtacctatctcagtaactccttCAACTCAATGGATCATTTAAACAAAAATATTCagcaaaaagaaaaatgaaagctCAGTGGGGTGCTTCCAGTTAGCCAACATGGTGTTCAACATCATGTTCCATGAGGCTGAGGACAATACTATATTGAACATATAGAACACAGGAAAGCAAACTTTCAAACTAGGAAACCCAGAATGATCAGTGTAAGTATGAGtgcatttttttaaacaataGTGGCAGGTTACTTTAGGATCCTAAGTTTGATTTGCACTAAAGAACCCTCTCTAAGGCAACAGCATATAACCAATCATGTATTTGTAaggactgataagtggcaggaTCAATGTAATTGGGCGATGTAGCACAGATTGTCCCACAAGTGATGGAAAGTTGGTTTGTGCCAATGCCAAGACTCTGTCAAACAGGAAAGAAATTAATATTAAGTTTCTACCTCTAATCACTCAAAATAACCAAAAACTTAATATTCTGTCATTCACCCAGGCAAAAAAAGAAGTGTTGTAAAGCTGGATGTGTAAAAGTGTTCCGACAATGACCCATAAGAGCATGTTTTTCCTCTGAGACAGGGAAAGCTAACCTGTTTCTTGCGTCCAGACTGTGAGGGTTTCCACTCATTGCTATCCATCAGGCTCACCAGTTCTGTTTCCTCCTCTTCATTCACAAAATTGTCTGATAAA
This sequence is a window from Carcharodon carcharias isolate sCarCar2 chromosome 10, sCarCar2.pri, whole genome shotgun sequence. Protein-coding genes within it:
- the alkbh4 gene encoding alpha-ketoglutarate-dependent dioxygenase alkB homolog 4, producing the protein MAAESTGQPSCGCKGIRSCLMCERGGLERFAQFQQKKYHFIYHPASGLAVGDDSSSLSGWTFPFPGVFLSDNFVNEEEETELVSLMDSNEWKPSQSGRKKQDYGPKVNFKKHKLKVGSFSGLPCFSHLLINRMIQHPMLKSFLPVEQCNLDYRPERGSSIDPHFDDWWLWGERLVSVNLLSETTLSMSFDSENFIPLHCNEMVCNAPSYDPVTGNSESIFNFHGDNIPVHWIDNCSMKRTSDTGQRPVPYKDVEVAINLPRRSLIALYGDARYKWKHGIYREDIKSRRICCTFRELSEEFSHGGNQEALGKELVDIALRFQGVPV